Sequence from the Ignavibacteria bacterium genome:
GGAATAGGTGAAAAAATTGGCAGATTTGCAGTCATTAAATAGATTTTGAAATAAAACTCTTTGGAGATATAAAATGAAGAAAAAAGTTTTAATAACTCTGCTTCTATTAATTGGCATTGGAAGTAATTATTCCAATGCTCAGCTCGATAGGAGCACAACCAAAGTTGCAACAACTGCAGCTCAATTTCTGAAAATAGGTGCAGGCGCTCGTGCAATCGGAATGGCTGGTGCATTTTCTGCTATGGAAAATGATATTTATTCTATTTATTGGAATCCTGCCGGTGTATCAAGAATTTATGGTACAGGTGCAGTCGCTTTCAATCACGCAAACTGGCTTGCAGATATGGCTTATGATTTTGCAGCATTAACGATCAATATCGGAGATCTCGGAACGCTTGGATTTAGTTTTACATCATTCAGAGTACCTGAGGATAAAGTCCGTACGTTTGAAAATCCCGAGGGAGATGGAAGAGTTTGGGATGCAAGCTCGCTTGCTCTTGGTTTGACCTATGCAAGAAATCTTACAGATAACTTCTCTATTGGATTCACTGCAAAATATATTCGTGAAGCAATATGGAATATGTCTGCTAATACATTTGCGATAGATGTCGGGACGATGTACACGACTCCGTTCAACGGGTTGAAAATCGGTGCAAGCATCACCAACTTTGGTACAAAGATGCGGCTCGATGGGAGAGATATTTACATTAATGTTGATCCAAACTCAAATCCAAACTCCGGTGCGAACAATGTGCCTGCAGAGTACAGAATGAATTACTATGACATTCCATTGACCTTTAGGATCGGTTTGGGAATGGATATTATTCGAACTAATTTATTCACAGCGACTGCGGCTATTGATGCAGTTCATCCAAACGATAATACTGAATATGTTAACTCCGGTATCGAATTCAATTTTAATAGAATGATCTTTGCACGAATCGGTTATAAATCACTGTTTATGCGCGACAGTGAACAAGGATTAACATTCGGATTCGGTGTTTCATATCCAATCGTAAACGATATTGGATTGTCCTTCAATTATGGTTATGCTGACTTTAATAGATTGAAAAATGTGCAATTTTTTGATCTGACGATACAATTCTAAACGAATTAATTTTTTTTTCAATGCCCAAC
This genomic interval carries:
- a CDS encoding PorV/PorQ family protein; translation: MKKKVLITLLLLIGIGSNYSNAQLDRSTTKVATTAAQFLKIGAGARAIGMAGAFSAMENDIYSIYWNPAGVSRIYGTGAVAFNHANWLADMAYDFAALTINIGDLGTLGFSFTSFRVPEDKVRTFENPEGDGRVWDASSLALGLTYARNLTDNFSIGFTAKYIREAIWNMSANTFAIDVGTMYTTPFNGLKIGASITNFGTKMRLDGRDIYINVDPNSNPNSGANNVPAEYRMNYYDIPLTFRIGLGMDIIRTNLFTATAAIDAVHPNDNTEYVNSGIEFNFNRMIFARIGYKSLFMRDSEQGLTFGFGVSYPIVNDIGLSFNYGYADFNRLKNVQFFDLTIQF